The following proteins are encoded in a genomic region of Nycticebus coucang isolate mNycCou1 chromosome 19, mNycCou1.pri, whole genome shotgun sequence:
- the ZNF24 gene encoding zinc finger protein 24, which yields MSAQSVEEDSILIIPTPDEDEKILRVKLEEDPDGEEGSSIPWNHLPDPEVFRQRFRQFGYQDSPGPREAVSQLRELCRLWLRPETHTKEQILELVVLEQFVAILPKELQTWVRDHHPENGEEAVTVLEDLESELDDPGQPVSLRRRKREVLVEEIVSQEEAQGLPSSELDAVENQLKWASWELHSLRHCDDDARTENGALAPKQETPSAVESHEAPGILNIGVPQIFKYGEGCFPKGRFERKRNPSRKKQHICDECGKHFSQGSALILHQRIHSGEKPYGCVECGKAFSRSSILVQHQRVHTGEKPYKCLECGKAFSQNSGLINHQRIHTGEKPYECVQCGKSYSQSSNLFRHQRRHNAEKLLNVVKV from the exons ATGTCTGCACAGTCAGTGGAAGAAGATTCAATACTTATCATCCCGACTCCAGatgaagatgaaaaaattctgaGAGTAAAATTAGAGGAGGATCCTGATGGTGAAGAGGGATCAAGTATTCCTTGGAACCATCTCCCTGACCCGGAGGTTTTTCGACAGCGGTTCAGGCAGTTTGGATACCAGGATTCACCTGGGCCCCGTGAAGCTGTGAGCCAGCTCCGAGAACTTTGTCGTCTATGGCTCAGGCCAGAGACACACACGAAAGAACAAATCTTAGAGCTGGTTGTGCTGGAGCAGTTTGTTGCCATCCTACCCAAGGAGCTACAGACTTGGGTTCGTGATCATCATCCAGAGAATGGAGAGGAGGCAGTGACAGTGCTAGAGGATTTGGAGAGTGAACTTGATGACCCTGGACAGCCG GTTTCTCTCCGTCGACGAAAACGCGAAGTACTAGTAGAGGAGATTGTATCTCAAGAAGAAGCTCAGGGATTACCAAGTTCTGAGCTTGATGCTGTGGAGAACCAGCTCAAGTGGGCATCCTGGGAGCTCCATTCCCTCAGGCACTGTG aTGATGATGCTAGGACTGAAAATGGAGCATTAGCTCCAAAGCAGGAGACTCCTTCAGCAGTAGAATCTCATGAAGCTCCTGGCATACTCAATATAGGTGTtcctcaaatttttaaatatggagAAGGCTGTTTTCCCAAGGGCAggtttgaaagaaagagaaatcccTCTCGAAAGAAACAACATATATGTGATGAATGTGGAAAACACTTCAGTCAGGGCTCAGCCCTTATTCTTCATCAAAGAATTCACAGTGGGGAGAAACCTTATGGATGTGTTGAGTGTGGGAAAGCATTCAGCCGAAGCTCCATCCTTGTGCAGCACCAGAGAGtccatactggagaaaaaccttacaaatgtcttgaatgtgggaaagcctttagccagaattctgggcttattaatcatcagagaatccatactggggagaaaccttatgaatgtgtTCAGTGTGGGAAATCCTATAGTCAAAGCTCCAATCTTTTTAGACATCAGAGAAGACACAATGCAGAAAAACTTCTGAATGTTGTGAaagtttaa